The Geomonas agri genome contains the following window.
GTTCTCGACCGCCAGTGCGGAATGACCTTTTCGCAGCAGGTGCGCCACCAGGTCAAGGCTTTGTTGCAGGCCGGCGCCGATGAAGATCCGTTCGGGGCCGCACATCACCCCGCGGGAACGCTCCAGGTACCTCTGGATGTTGCAGCGTAACTCCCAATCGCCCTGGAAACCTCCGTAATGGGAAAGCTCCGCCGGGCTCTCGCGCAGGGTTTCCAGAAGGGAGCTGCGCCACTGCGCCATGGGAAAACCGTCGGGGTCGAGGCGTGCGGGATGGAAGTCAAACCTGAACCTGGGTTCGCGCTGGCGCGGGCGCTCACTCTTGCGTACGGCACGGGACCGCGACACCGGTGCAACCGGCTGATCGATGGGGGATACGAAGTAGCCACTGCGTTGCCTGCTGTAGATGTAGCCTTCGGCGAACAGTTCCTGGTAGGCCCCCTCGACTGTGTTTCGGCTGGATTGCAGCTCTGTTGCCAGGTCCCTGACTGAAGGAAGCTTGGCATGCGCAGGGAGTTTCCCCGACAGCACCTGTTCCCTGATCTGGTTGTAAAGTTGCCTGTAAAGAGGGACTTTGTCTTTCACATCGAGAATAAACATAACGTCTTCCAGTCACACATTGGCTGTGCAAGATCACTAACAGGAGGTAGAAGAAATGATACCCGAAAAGCTGCTGGAAATTCTGAAACAGGATGGCGTGGTCGCCATCGCCACCCTGGGAGAGGATGGTCCTCACCTGGTCAACACCTGGAACAGCTACATCCGCGTCTCCGCAGAGGGGCGCGTATTGATTCCCGCCGGCTACATGAACCGGACCGAGGCCAACGTCGCCTACAACCCGGAGGTCCTGCTCACGGTGGGGAGCAGCAAGGTGCAGGGCCTGCACGGACCGGGCGCAGGTTTTCTCATCAAGGGGAAAGCCGCATTTATAACGTCCGGACCCGATTTCGATCAACTAAAATCCAAGTTCAGCTGGCTGCGCGCCACTTTGTCTGTCACCCCCGACACGGTCACCCAGACCTGGTAGACCTGAAACACCGACCAGCCCGATAAAGAAAAGGCAGCCCTTCACGCTTCACCTGTAATCACGTGGAGAGCTGCCTGCCCCCACCTCCCCCACCACCCACCAGCCTCTTCCCCTTTGAACTTCCCCGCTGCGACCGCATCGTTCCCCTCTACATCCCGGCTCGCGCTCTCTATCAAAATGGCCACATTGACTTTTCATTTAGCCGCGACATATACTTTGAACTCTCGAAGCCTACCGCAAACCTCCACCTCGCTCAGAAGGACCAACTCCCTTTGATTCGTTCGCGGTACATGAAAGGTAGCATCCTCTTCACGCAGCACATCCTGCCGGCACTGCTTCTGCTGGCCCTGTGCCTGGTCATGCCGTACTCCGCCTGGGCGGCGGGTGGGACCATCGTCGTCGGCGGTGACCACAACTACCCCCCGTACGAATTCATCGACAAGGACGGCCATCCCGCCGGTTTCAACGTCGACCTGACCCGCGCCATCGCGGAGGTGATGGGGATGACGGTGGAGATCCGCCTCGGCCGCTGGGACGAGATACGCAATGCGCTACGAACCGGCGAGGTGGACATCGTCCAGGGGATGGTCCAGGCGGACGTGCGTGCCAGGGATTACGATTTCTCGCCACCGCATTCCATCATCAACCAATCGGTCTTCGCCCGCCGCGGCACCAAGCCGGTCCGCGATCTGAGCGACCTCAAGGGGAAGGAGGTCTTAGTGCAAAACGGCGGCATGATGCACGACTACCTCCTGGGAAAAAACGTGGGGGCGCGCATCTTCCCGGTGGATACCCACATCGACGCGCTGCGACAACTCGCCGCAGGCAAACACGACTACGCCCTGGTCGGCAACCTGCCCGGACTCTACCTGAGCCGCGAGTTCGGGCTCTCCAATATCGTACCGGTGGGCAGGCTCTTCGCCGGCCAACCTTATTGCTACGCGGTCAGTAAAGGGAACGAGCAGATCCTTTCCCAGTTCAGCGAAGGGCTCGCCATCCTGAAAAACACCGGGCGCTATCAGAAGATCCACGACAAGTGGCTCGGCGCGCTGGAGCCTCCCACCGTCTCCTGGCGCAAGATCCTCACCTACGCGGCTATCACCGCGCTGCCGCTTTTGTTGCTGCTGAGCGCCATCGGCTACATCAACCGCAGGCTCGCCAAGGAAGTCGCCGTGCGCACCCAGGAGATGCAGTTGCAACAGCAGCAACTGATCCAGGCGGACAAGATGGCGTCGCTCGGGGTCCTCGTGTCGGGTATCGCCCACGAGATCAACAACCCGACCGGGCTTTTGCTCTACAACCTGCCAGTATTGAAGAAGATCTTCCGCTCCACCGAAGAGCATCTGGAACAGAGGTTCCAAAAGGAAGGAGACTTCCTGATCGGCGGGCTGCGCTACTCGCAGTTTCGCGAGGACATCCCTCTGCTCATCGACGAGATGCAGGACGGTGCGACCCGCATCAAGCGCATCGTCGAGGACTTGAAGGACTTTGCCCGCAAGGACACCTCGCAGATGGACCAGTCGGTGCTCCTGAACGACGTGGTCCGGGCCGCCCTCAGGCTGGTGGAGAATTCCATCCGCAAGACCACCGGCAACGTCGTCACCACCCTTGCCGAAGGCCTACCGGCAGTGCGGGGCAACGCGCAGCGGATCGAACAGGTAGTGGTCAACCTGATCCTCAACGCCTGCCAGGCACTCCCAGACCCGACCAAGGGGATCTTCCTCGCTACCAGTTATGACGCCGAACGAAACGAGGTCCTGCTGCTGGTCCGCGACGAGGGGGTGGGTATCGCCAGCGAGGATCTGCATCGTATCGCGGACCCCTTCTTCACCACCAAGCGCGAGACAGGCGGGACTGGCCTGGGCCTCTCCGTATCGGCCTCCATCATCAAAGAACACAAGGGGACCATGGCTTTCGACTCGCGACAGGGCGAGGGGACCACGGTACGGGTGGCGCTGCCCGCCCTGCAAGGAGCATGACCATGATCGACTCACTTAATCCCACGTTCGAGATCCTCCTGGTGGACGACGAGGAGGCGTGGCTGCGCAGCATCAGCATGACCCTCGCCATGTCGGGCGGCATCAACAACGTGGTGCGCTGCTCCGACAGCACCAAGGTCCTGGAGTTGCTCCGATCCCGCCCCATCGGCCTGGTCCTGCTCGACCTGAACATGCCGAACCTCTCCGGCCAGGACCTGCTCCCCGCCATCATCGAAGAGCACCCGGAGGTCCCGGTGATCGTGCTGAGCGGACTGAACCAGGTATCCGTCGCCGTGGAGTGCATGCAAAAGGGCGCCTTCGACTTCTTCGTCAAGACCGTCGAGGAGGAACGCCTGATCCAGGGGATCCACCGCGCTATCCGGCTGATCGACCTGCAGCGGGAAAACAGCGAGATGAAATCCCGCATTTTGAGCGACCGGCTGGAGCACGCCGAGGCTTTCGCCGACATCCTCACCGCGGACCGGGCCATGCTTTCCATCTTCCGCTACATCGAGGCGGTGGCCGGGAGCAGCCAGCCGATACTGATCACCGGGGAAAGCGGGGTCGGCAAGGAACTGGTGGCGCGGGCGGTGCACAAGGTGAGCCGGCGCCCCGGACAGCTCGTCTCGGTCAACGTGGCGGGACTGGACGACCAGATTTTCAGCGACACCCTCTTCGGCCACACCAGGGGCGCCTTCACCGGTGCGGAACTCCCCCGCAGCGGCATGATCGAGCGGGCGGCGGACGGGACCCTGTTCCTGGACGAGATCGGGGACCTGGCCATCACCTCACAGGTCAAACTGTTGCGCCTGCTGCAGGAGGGTGAGTACTTCTCCCTGGGCAGCGACGTACCCAAGCGCATGAACGCGCGGGTGGTCGTGGCGACCCACCACGACTTGGCCGCCAAGCAGGCCGCCGGAGAGTTCCGCAAAGACTTCTACTACCGCCTGTGCGGTCACCACATCCACATCCCGGCCTTGCGCGAGCGTCCCGACGACATCCCTCTTCTCTTCGACCACTTCCTGGACGAGGCGGCCCGGGAGCTCAACAAGAAGAAACCGACCGTCCCCAAGGAACTCCCCGTCCTGCTGACCAACTATTCCTTCCCCGGCAACGTGCGCGAGCTGCGCGCGCTGGTGTACGACGCCATGAGCCGCCACGAAGCGCACATGCTCTCCATGGACACCTTCAAGCGGGTCCTCGGTAAAGATCAGAGCCGCCCCGTGCGGCTGGACGAGCAGGGACAACGCAGTGTCTTCGTCCCCACCGAACCGCTCCCCGCCCTGTACGAGGTGAGCGATCTCCTGGTCGCCGAAGCGATGCGCCGGGCACAGGGGAACCAGTCCATAGCCTGCCGCCTTATCGGAATCTCCCAGCCGGCACTGAGCAAACGCCTTAAAAAGACAGGAGATTCCTTGTCGTAACCGTCAACGCCCAACGCAGTTTTACCCTCTCGCGCCGCCTGCGCGGCGGCGAGGGCGTCCGTCGCTTCTCCTCCCCACACAACCCCTATAACCTGCGCCCCTGCTATAACCTCCGACTAACTCGCCTAACCTTTCTTGATTCCAGGACAAATCTCTCTTAAGCACCGCATTGGCGCCCACAGGTTATACCCCCCTGTGCATTCCCTCCCCCGCCTGCGCACCTCATAACTTGTGGAGTTTTCGCCACTTATCCTTTTGTAAACGAGTTGGCAATTGTCTTGCTATCTCCGGGGTACTGCAGGATGTAGAAAACTATTTTATGGGAAGCTGTGAGATTGGGGACAACAATGCAATTCAACCTGAAGGAGAGTGCAGCATGAAAAAGAACAAATTGACCCTCTACATCCTGGTGGCGATGATTCTCGGAATCGTCGTCGGCTACTTCTGTAACCTCAATGCACCGGACGCCAAGGCTGCCAAAGTGATTGCCGGATACTTCGACATCATCTCGTCGGTCTTTCTGCGCCTGATCAAGATGATCATCGCGCCGCTGGTCTTCGGCACCATCGTCTCCGGCATCGCCGGCAACGGCGACTCCAAGGCCATCGGCCGGATCGGAATCCGCGCCATGGGCTGGTTCCTCTGTGCATCGGTGATCTCCCTGGTGCTCGGCATGGTGTTCGTCAACCTGTTCCAGCCCGGCGTCGGCACCTCGCTACCCGCACCGGCGACAGGCGCAACCACCAACCTCAACGTCGCCGCCCTCAACTTCAAGGATTTCGTTACCAACATCTTCCCGACCAGCTTCCTCGATGCCATGGCGAAGAACTCCATCCTGCAGATCCTGATCTTCTCCGTCTTCTTCGGGTTCGCCATTGCCTCCTTCAAAGACGACGCCACCAAAACCGTGGTCGCCTTCGTGAAGGAACTGGTAAACATCATGCTCAAGGTGACCGACTACGTCATGCAATTCGCCCCGGTAGGCGTCTTTGCCGCCATGGCGTCCTGCATCACCGTGCAGGGGCTCGGTGTGTTGACCACCTACGGCAAGTTCATCGGGAGCTTCTACATCGGCTTGATCGTGCTCTGGGCCGTGCTCATCGGCGCCGGCTACCTGTTCCTGCGTAACTCCACCTGGACCCTGCTCAAGCTGATCCGTGAGCCGATGCTGATCGCCTTCTCGACCGCGAGCAGCGAGGCCGCCTATCCGCAGACCCTGGAGTCCCTGGAGCGCTTCGGCGTGAAAGAGAAAGTCTCCGGCTTCGTGCTGCCGCTGGGCTACTCCTTCAACCTGGACGGCTCCATGATGTATCAGGCCTTTGCCATCATCTTCATCGCTCAGGTCTACAACATCGAGCTTTCCATTTCCAAGCAGATCGCCCTGCTCCTGGTCATGATGCTGACCAGCAAGGGTATGGCCGGTGTCGCCCGCGCCTCGCTGGTGGTTGTCGCCGCCACCCTCCCCATGTTCAACCTCCCCGAGGCGGGCCTGCTGCTCATCATGGGCATCGACCAGTTCCTCGACATGGGGCGCACCGCGACCAACGTCATCGGCAACAGCATCGCCACCGCCGTCGTCGCCAAGTGGGAAGGCGACCTCGGTGCCGAGCAAGAGGATGAGGCAGACGACGCGCTCCTCGTCGCGGTACCGGTACAGGAGTAGTACGGCTAGCTACCGTCGAACTGCCGGCACACCCGGCTATTGAAAACAAGAAAGGCACCCGGTTCATGACCAGGTGCCTTTTCTAGTTCATCTTCCATTATCGGATTGTTGAGAGTCAGTGATCACGAAGTTTCTTCGTCACATTCTTCGCGACATCGGAGGGAGCCAAACCCGGTTCCAGACCAGTTTGCGCTTTCAATGAACTCGCCCCTCCGCTGCCATTTTGCCGCGCTGCTGACCCCGGACGTACCCCTTCCAAAGCCTATTTCACCGGGAACTGTGCCCTTTGTCCCTGGGGCGTATTCAATATCGTCACCAGCTCGTTGCGCAGTTGGTTGATCCTTTCCATGAGCGCCGCGGTGTTGGCATCGCTGTTGTTCTTGATGGAGGTGGCATTGTTGTTGTCGTTGCGTTGTATGTCGGCGTGCTGGGTATAAAGGGTTGCGAACCCGCTGTCGATGCTGCCGGCGGTGTGCTGCAGGCAGGAGAGCGTAGAGGTCTGCAGCGCCCCCTGTTCCGACTTGAGGATCTCATCCACCGTGGTGTAGGCGATCTCCAGCACGGAGGCTGCCGTCTCGAAGGCCAGACAGACGATAGCGCCGTTGCCGCCGAACCCCAGGGCGACCGCGGTCTGTTTGCAACTGGCCCCCGCCATCCCCGCAAGTCCGCGCGCGGTGACCGATACCTGCCTCATTACCCCTGACGCGATGTCCAGGCCGGGGGTGCTGACCGGCGTATCGCACCCAGCCGAAACGGTCTGAGCCGACATCGAGAAGAGTGCCTGCGGCGCGACGGCATTCAGTTCCTCGAGGTCCCCGTTTACCTTGTGCAGTTCCCCTTCCAGCGCACCGTAGGCCTGTTCCATCGGCTCGGCTTCCGCCTGCATATCCTGCCGCTCCGCGTCAGTCACACCGTCATCCGCGTTGCAGATCTGATCGCACTCCAGGCCGTCCTGCCCTTTACCCTTGTTCTTCTTGAGCGGATTGCAGGCCTGCTTGTTCCCGTTGCTGTCAAGATCGATGGCAGCGCATTTCGCGCTCAGTGTGCCCTGGTCGTAGTCGCAGACGCCGTCGTTGTTCTGGTCATCCTGGGCCGAGAGCGGCACGCGGTAACAGGCGTTCTTGTTCGATTTTGCCCCGGTCTTGGCCAGTTTTTTGAACTCGCTGGCTCCGTTTTTGATCTTTGAGCGGCCAGTATTCATCTTCACCCCTTTAAGATGCTCGCGCTGCCCGGCCGTGAGCTTGTCGCCCAGCAGTGATCCCTCCTGGAAAAGACCAGTCATGAACTCGATCTGGTTGGCGACACCGTCGTGCTTGCACTTGAGCCTGTCGTAAATGTCCGTTTGATCACACGAAGCCGTGGCGGGTGGTGATGCCCATGCTGCGGTGTGGGA
Protein-coding sequences here:
- a CDS encoding pyridoxamine 5'-phosphate oxidase family protein, which gives rise to MIPEKLLEILKQDGVVAIATLGEDGPHLVNTWNSYIRVSAEGRVLIPAGYMNRTEANVAYNPEVLLTVGSSKVQGLHGPGAGFLIKGKAAFITSGPDFDQLKSKFSWLRATLSVTPDTVTQTW
- a CDS encoding transporter substrate-binding domain-containing protein codes for the protein MKGSILFTQHILPALLLLALCLVMPYSAWAAGGTIVVGGDHNYPPYEFIDKDGHPAGFNVDLTRAIAEVMGMTVEIRLGRWDEIRNALRTGEVDIVQGMVQADVRARDYDFSPPHSIINQSVFARRGTKPVRDLSDLKGKEVLVQNGGMMHDYLLGKNVGARIFPVDTHIDALRQLAAGKHDYALVGNLPGLYLSREFGLSNIVPVGRLFAGQPYCYAVSKGNEQILSQFSEGLAILKNTGRYQKIHDKWLGALEPPTVSWRKILTYAAITALPLLLLLSAIGYINRRLAKEVAVRTQEMQLQQQQLIQADKMASLGVLVSGIAHEINNPTGLLLYNLPVLKKIFRSTEEHLEQRFQKEGDFLIGGLRYSQFREDIPLLIDEMQDGATRIKRIVEDLKDFARKDTSQMDQSVLLNDVVRAALRLVENSIRKTTGNVVTTLAEGLPAVRGNAQRIEQVVVNLILNACQALPDPTKGIFLATSYDAERNEVLLLVRDEGVGIASEDLHRIADPFFTTKRETGGTGLGLSVSASIIKEHKGTMAFDSRQGEGTTVRVALPALQGA
- a CDS encoding sigma-54-dependent transcriptional regulator gives rise to the protein MIDSLNPTFEILLVDDEEAWLRSISMTLAMSGGINNVVRCSDSTKVLELLRSRPIGLVLLDLNMPNLSGQDLLPAIIEEHPEVPVIVLSGLNQVSVAVECMQKGAFDFFVKTVEEERLIQGIHRAIRLIDLQRENSEMKSRILSDRLEHAEAFADILTADRAMLSIFRYIEAVAGSSQPILITGESGVGKELVARAVHKVSRRPGQLVSVNVAGLDDQIFSDTLFGHTRGAFTGAELPRSGMIERAADGTLFLDEIGDLAITSQVKLLRLLQEGEYFSLGSDVPKRMNARVVVATHHDLAAKQAAGEFRKDFYYRLCGHHIHIPALRERPDDIPLLFDHFLDEAARELNKKKPTVPKELPVLLTNYSFPGNVRELRALVYDAMSRHEAHMLSMDTFKRVLGKDQSRPVRLDEQGQRSVFVPTEPLPALYEVSDLLVAEAMRRAQGNQSIACRLIGISQPALSKRLKKTGDSLS
- a CDS encoding dicarboxylate/amino acid:cation symporter, which gives rise to MKKNKLTLYILVAMILGIVVGYFCNLNAPDAKAAKVIAGYFDIISSVFLRLIKMIIAPLVFGTIVSGIAGNGDSKAIGRIGIRAMGWFLCASVISLVLGMVFVNLFQPGVGTSLPAPATGATTNLNVAALNFKDFVTNIFPTSFLDAMAKNSILQILIFSVFFGFAIASFKDDATKTVVAFVKELVNIMLKVTDYVMQFAPVGVFAAMASCITVQGLGVLTTYGKFIGSFYIGLIVLWAVLIGAGYLFLRNSTWTLLKLIREPMLIAFSTASSEAAYPQTLESLERFGVKEKVSGFVLPLGYSFNLDGSMMYQAFAIIFIAQVYNIELSISKQIALLLVMMLTSKGMAGVARASLVVVAATLPMFNLPEAGLLLIMGIDQFLDMGRTATNVIGNSIATAVVAKWEGDLGAEQEDEADDALLVAVPVQE